Proteins from a single region of Chryseobacterium sp. W4I1:
- a CDS encoding MFS transporter, translating into MKFDKTLFVLALGVFGITTTEFGVIGILPELASVFNVSIDKAGWLLSAFAIIVAVFGPLMVWLLSSYDRKKLLILSLVIFAVSNVLSSLATNFTFLLIVRMLPAFFHPVYWSIALAVAVENTAPNQSSKAVSTIFSGLTIATVLGVPLATLLVDVLNWQSSFLLSALLNIISLIGLIGLLPPIKASDKKEEYSKKTILRKPILWLNILLAFCIITAMYSTYGYMADFLKSVSRMNGKEVSIMLFFFGITGIIGNRMVGKYMSSKPFETTFIFLVALIGVHFLLLVFGSYFVPIIVIVGIWGLIHTGGFLISNVSVASSVPEAQEFVNSIFTSCGNLAVTAGATIGGFWIVHFGIQQIVWSSILLLGLSLVILLVKKVLRWK; encoded by the coding sequence ATGAAGTTTGATAAAACGCTTTTTGTGTTGGCATTGGGGGTATTCGGAATTACAACAACCGAATTTGGTGTAATAGGAATTTTGCCTGAACTGGCTTCGGTATTTAATGTAAGCATAGATAAAGCGGGTTGGCTGCTTAGTGCTTTTGCAATCATTGTGGCAGTTTTTGGTCCATTAATGGTTTGGTTATTATCATCTTACGACAGGAAAAAATTATTGATACTTTCGTTGGTCATTTTTGCAGTAAGTAATGTTTTGTCTTCTTTGGCAACTAATTTTACTTTTCTTTTGATTGTACGAATGTTACCCGCCTTTTTTCATCCTGTTTATTGGTCAATAGCCTTAGCAGTGGCAGTTGAAAATACCGCACCAAATCAATCGTCAAAAGCTGTTAGTACTATATTTTCAGGCTTAACTATTGCTACTGTTTTAGGTGTTCCATTGGCAACTCTGCTGGTTGATGTATTGAATTGGCAATCCTCTTTTTTGCTGTCTGCACTTTTAAATATTATTTCATTGATTGGGTTAATAGGGTTGCTGCCACCCATAAAAGCATCGGATAAGAAAGAAGAATACTCAAAAAAAACCATTTTGAGAAAACCGATTTTGTGGCTAAATATTTTGCTGGCTTTCTGCATCATTACAGCAATGTATTCTACGTATGGTTATATGGCTGATTTCCTGAAATCTGTTTCCAGAATGAATGGAAAGGAAGTAAGTATAATGCTTTTCTTTTTTGGAATTACAGGTATTATCGGCAATCGCATGGTGGGGAAATATATGAGCAGTAAACCGTTTGAAACCACATTTATTTTTCTTGTTGCATTAATTGGGGTTCATTTTTTATTGCTTGTTTTTGGAAGTTATTTTGTGCCAATAATTGTGATTGTTGGGATATGGGGATTGATACATACCGGAGGTTTTTTAATTAGTAATGTAAGTGTAGCTTCTTCTGTTCCCGAAGCTCAAGAGTTTGTCAATAGCATTTTTACCTCTTGTGGAAATCTTGCGGTAACAGCCGGTGCAACGATTGGAGGATTTTGGATTGTCCATTTTGGTATTCAACAAATAGTTTGGTCAAGTATTTTGCTTTTAGGTTTGTCCCTGGTTATTCTTCTCGTCAAGAAAGTACTTAGGTGGAAGTAG
- a CDS encoding T9SS C-terminal target domain-containing protein yields MSVGRGATASVIVNDNIYVSNGYQEKASDARYVEKYSITNNSWSVLNSTLLPKRFANSETYNNKIYIFNGWGNSHLEIVDLETNTITKGAVNHSYTGNSGSAIYNGKIYVFGGSGLNGAATTKFSNKFQYYDIASNTWNPLPDMPTARETKGKIVNDKLYVIGGFNGTPSRLINVYDLKTNLWIDQYIMPSGISGHALAVSGNKIFIVGGFNNQTFLAYFDTTTNKLHQLSSNMIPRRHAAAEVYNNKLYIIGGSTTSLTSSAIKSIQVADISETVLSANTANEDQVLKTKVYTNAARDGFVISNKNNSNQFEYTVFSMDGKPISKGFAYYNKNIDLSKVRTGTYIFSYKNEKGILQQVRIIR; encoded by the coding sequence ATGTCGGTAGGCAGAGGTGCCACAGCCAGTGTAATCGTGAATGATAATATCTATGTGAGCAATGGGTATCAGGAAAAAGCAAGTGATGCAAGATATGTTGAGAAATATAGTATTACCAATAACAGCTGGAGTGTTCTCAATTCTACTCTACTTCCCAAAAGATTTGCTAATTCCGAGACTTACAATAATAAAATTTACATTTTTAACGGTTGGGGAAACAGCCATCTTGAAATTGTAGACCTTGAAACCAATACAATAACGAAGGGGGCTGTGAATCATTCCTATACAGGAAATTCAGGTTCTGCAATCTATAATGGCAAAATATATGTGTTTGGTGGCAGTGGACTCAATGGAGCGGCAACCACTAAATTTTCTAATAAATTCCAATATTATGATATTGCTTCAAATACCTGGAATCCATTACCGGACATGCCCACAGCCAGAGAAACAAAAGGCAAAATTGTTAATGATAAGCTTTATGTTATTGGTGGTTTTAACGGGACCCCATCCCGTCTGATCAATGTCTATGACCTCAAAACTAATCTTTGGATTGATCAGTATATCATGCCTTCTGGTATATCCGGACATGCATTGGCTGTATCCGGTAATAAGATTTTCATTGTAGGTGGTTTTAATAATCAGACTTTTCTGGCCTATTTTGATACTACCACCAACAAATTACATCAGTTATCATCCAATATGATTCCCAGAAGACACGCTGCAGCGGAAGTATACAACAATAAATTATACATCATCGGTGGAAGTACAACGTCTCTCACCAGCTCAGCGATTAAAAGCATACAAGTGGCAGATATTAGCGAGACTGTACTTTCTGCAAATACAGCCAATGAAGATCAAGTATTAAAAACAAAGGTCTATACCAATGCAGCCAGAGACGGTTTTGTCATCAGCAATAAAAATAACAGCAATCAATTTGAATACACCGTTTTCTCAATGGATGGAAAACCAATCAGCAAAGGGTTTGCCTATTATAATAAAAATATAGATTTATCGAAAGTACGAACCGGAACTTATATTTTCAGTTATAAAAATGAGAAAGGAATTTTACAACAGGTTAGAATTATAAGATAA
- a CDS encoding helix-turn-helix domain-containing protein, whose protein sequence is MPEFFHDKRLYYTPIEFALSHIGGTWKMPILWRLQEGVQRFTELKKDIPHITDKMLTSQLRELESKGLVKRVVYPVVPPKVEYSLTPKGQKAIPIIETIMKYGFDLIKEAGIEYPPKTK, encoded by the coding sequence ATGCCTGAATTTTTTCACGATAAAAGACTTTATTATACTCCAATAGAATTTGCATTAAGCCACATTGGAGGCACCTGGAAAATGCCTATTCTCTGGCGCCTTCAGGAAGGGGTTCAAAGATTTACTGAACTAAAAAAAGATATACCACATATAACAGATAAGATGCTTACAAGTCAATTGCGTGAATTGGAAAGTAAAGGACTGGTTAAAAGAGTAGTCTATCCTGTTGTTCCACCAAAAGTAGAATACAGCTTGACCCCAAAAGGACAAAAAGCTATTCCTATCATTGAAACAATTATGAAATATGGTTTTGACTTGATTAAAGAAGCTGGAATAGAATACCCACCAAAAACGAAATAA